CGTATCATGAAGATGCAAATATCAGTGGTTGGCTCATGAGTGAAAAACTCGATGGCGTGAGAGCGTATTGGAATGGAAAAGCGTTGATATCTCGAGGAGGGCAAAAATTTGCTGCTCCTTCGTGGTTCACCAAAGGATTTCCTCCCTTTGCCATTGATGGTGAACTGTGGAGTAAACGAGGTGACTTTGCGAATATTTCCGGTATTGTCAGGCGAAAACATGCGCATGATGGGTGGCGGCAATTGAGCTATAATATTTTTGAAGTTCCCTACCAAAAGTGTGGGCTTTTGCAGAGACTTCGTGTCTTGCAAGCGTATTTAAAACAACACCCCCATACGCATATCAAGATAATCAAGCAACGTATTTGTCACAATCAAAATGATTTAAAACACTATTTAAAGACAATCGAAAAAAAAGGAGGTGAGGGTGTCGTATTACGCGATCCTCTTGCCCCATATATTGCAAAAAGAACCCATCGGGCACTCAAGGTGAAAAGCTTTTTAGATGATGAATGCCGTCTTATTGGCTACAATCAAGGTAAAGGCAAATTTGCCCACAAAGTAGGCTCGTTTCGCTGCCAAATGGCCTCGGGGATGATTGTGAATTTAGGCAGTGGTTTAAGTGATTATGAACGTATGCATCCCCCTAAAATCGGCGCAATTTTGACCTTTAAGTATAAGAGTCTAACAAAGAATGGCAAACCAAGATTTCCGGTGTTCCAAAGAGTAAGAATACCGCAGAAACATCAATAGGATATGAGATGAAAGATTATAAAATTAGTGAAAATATGAAAGTTTTTGTGTATATTCTCGGTGCATACTTGTTTAGTATTGCCATTCGCTTGATATGGGTATATCAATTCAACGGCTATGAAAACTTTATGTGGAATCATCAATTTATGATTAATACCAACGATGGGTATTTTTGGGCTCAGGGCGCTAGAGATTTGATTCGTGGTTTTGCGACACCCCATTCTGGGTCACCACTGAGTGCAGGGGCTTCATTGCTGACCTATTGGATTTATGAAGTGCTGCCTTTTTCATTGGAAACGGTCATTTTTTATATGCCGGCATTTTTGAGTTCGCTTTTGGTTATTCCGATGATTTTAATCGCCAAAAGTATCAATAAATCTGAACTTGGCTTAATAGCAGCACTTTTAGCTTCAATTACTTGGAGTTACTATAATCGTACCATGGTGGGGTATTATGATACAGATATGTTAAATATTGTGCTACCAGTGTTTCTATTATGGTCGTTGACGCTCGCATTTAGAAGTCAAGAAGAAAAATATCTGATTTTTACAGCCTTGGAGATTATCATCTATCGATGGTGGTATCCACAAAGCTACTCATTAGAATTTGCTTTTTTTGGGCTTATTTTGTTGTACACATTGATTTATAAGCGTAAGAGTATCTATCATTATAAACTATTGGCTATCATGTTATTTGCCATGATGGGATTGCCAAGTTTAGTGAGATTGGTGATAGTCGTGGTGGTATATATGGCATACAAAAGTAAAAAACTTGATACTTATATCTATTATTTACTCGCTTTTGCCTTAGTGCTATTTTTCTTGAGTGGTGGTTTTTCACCTATTTGGACGCAATTAAAAGGGTATGTTTTTAAAGATGCGACAGAGTTAGTTGGGCATGGTATGCAACTGCATTTTTTCTCTGTTATGCAAACGGTGCGAGAGGCGGGACATATCCCTTTTACTACTTTTGCTAACAGAATCAGTGGTGATACGCTCATCTTTTTCTTTTCGCTTTTTGGATATATTTGGTTTTGCTTTCGATATCCTGTGATGCTCTTGGGGTTGCCACTTCTTGGCCTTGGATTTTTGGCTCATGTAGGGGGACTGAGATTTACGATTTACGCCGTTCCTGTGATGGCTTTTGGTGCTGCTTTTGCTGTTGTGACATTGAGTGAGTATCTCAAAAAATTCTTAGTAGAGGGGAAAAGTAGCTTTTATATTCGAGCCATTTTTGTATCTGTTGTTACCTTAGCATTATTGTATCCCAATATTATGCATGTTATTGGATATAAAGTGCCGACAGTATTTTCGAAGCAAGAAGTGACTGTTTTGGATAAATTAAAACATGTTGCCCATAGAAAAGATTATGCCCTTGCTTGGTGGGATTATGGGTATCCGTTGCGTTATTATAGTGATGTGAAAACCTTGATAGATGGAGGAAAACATAGCGGTGATGTGAATTTTCCTGTCAGTTATATCTTGACAAATCCACAAAACATAGCTGCAAAATTAGCGAGATTGGATGTCGAATATACAGAAAAATCATACCATTTAGC
This genomic window from Sulfurospirillum sp. 1612 contains:
- a CDS encoding DNA ligase, with translation MRKLLYLLFLPLLLLAGKPHLLLLETYHEDANISGWLMSEKLDGVRAYWNGKALISRGGQKFAAPSWFTKGFPPFAIDGELWSKRGDFANISGIVRRKHAHDGWRQLSYNIFEVPYQKCGLLQRLRVLQAYLKQHPHTHIKIIKQRICHNQNDLKHYLKTIEKKGGEGVVLRDPLAPYIAKRTHRALKVKSFLDDECRLIGYNQGKGKFAHKVGSFRCQMASGMIVNLGSGLSDYERMHPPKIGAILTFKYKSLTKNGKPRFPVFQRVRIPQKHQ
- a CDS encoding STT3 domain-containing protein; the encoded protein is MKDYKISENMKVFVYILGAYLFSIAIRLIWVYQFNGYENFMWNHQFMINTNDGYFWAQGARDLIRGFATPHSGSPLSAGASLLTYWIYEVLPFSLETVIFYMPAFLSSLLVIPMILIAKSINKSELGLIAALLASITWSYYNRTMVGYYDTDMLNIVLPVFLLWSLTLAFRSQEEKYLIFTALEIIIYRWWYPQSYSLEFAFFGLILLYTLIYKRKSIYHYKLLAIMLFAMMGLPSLVRLVIVVVVYMAYKSKKLDTYIYYLLAFALVLFFLSGGFSPIWTQLKGYVFKDATELVGHGMQLHFFSVMQTVREAGHIPFTTFANRISGDTLIFFFSLFGYIWFCFRYPVMLLGLPLLGLGFLAHVGGLRFTIYAVPVMAFGAAFAVVTLSEYLKKFLVEGKSSFYIRAIFVSVVTLALLYPNIMHVIGYKVPTVFSKQEVTVLDKLKHVAHRKDYALAWWDYGYPLRYYSDVKTLIDGGKHSGDVNFPVSYILTNPQNIAAKLARLDVEYTEKSYHLAANNPDINRTNMEKMTLDYGFHDTNDFLASLDSNITLPKKTRDIYFFLPFRMLGIFPTVARFSDMDLMSGNTIKRPFFYQTNRFKDSGDILNLGSNVLFNKKNGTLKVGNETVPIKDFYVTAYEKNGKLIRQKQMLHPEGKISIIYMRSYNIFLVLDDAMLHSSYIQLFVFENYDKNLFEPILLSPSAKIYKLKI